The Flavobacteriales bacterium genome contains a region encoding:
- a CDS encoding gliding motility-associated C-terminal domain-containing protein, whose amino-acid sequence MRYLILIALFFCISFSKAQVFTGGGGNIPDATFFGPSAWTNFYLNVNSVGTINCDIKVCINISHNYTADLDIRLISPSGTIVYLSTDNGGSGDNYTGTCFTMDATTNITAGFAPFTGDYVPEGNLSALIGQNANGLWRLQIRDDDWIISGSLNSWSIDFTCQADCDEGEEQYTLNLFDSFGDGWDHGSGHLVTINGVDYGGYDFTTGTFFSYTICLDPTDCLDISFTDGGLWEYECSYNLVNNSGVTIFSGNHLTVDQTIGDCDVEGCTDPEACNFEPDANEDDGSCFYTPLTVDDCEVVYCDSESGEQVASQFLETNINYLTIDITENGVINELYYDINWHSHGWGNINFNVNNATIALYDNFGAFVQNIAVIGNNLTINTYQNFTNTINTDINVYAGYSIQVFINSPNWGGGTWESYVNEAIISFTVITEYVNAGNDIQGYTLCYDDPPINLFNFLGNNVNQAGTWSPTLSGGYLGTFNPQTNTSDDYIYTVTGECLTDFATIPITVIDVAPPQITSSEDFICFGSSSLVTYSVPANQGSNYSWSVNGGNIVGSSTTNSIQVDWSATPVSTISNAVVITESFNGCSNTSSLDATIIANPIPALNIDNTEICLGDSITVSVSQAYNNYVWTPADLQNSNVYTPNSTSDNQISVTITVDEGCSTTESIDFTIYDSPIVNLSAEVSEICITDSLTLTSNPGYNDYSWTPATITGNTDVYYPSSSSEDMIFLTVTGEGGCTSTDSLEIVINDLPVVNLTIDNSEICLGESLIVNTNPGYNNYDWTPSAISSNTDTYVPTSLTDNQISVTVTSDFGCSSTETIDFTIYDLPIVNLSIDDNDLCMGESLVVSSNSGYDNYSWTPSSISGNTDVYFPTSSSVDMISLTVTGEGGCTSSDSLAIVVYDLPIVNLSVDNSEICIGESISLNTNAGYNNYDWSPSSISSNTDMYTPTSLTDNQISVTITGDGGCTSSDSLELTIFDLPIVEVSLSDSVICFGESIAVNSTSGYVSYDWIPTILNTTNQITPDLTETNYFVEVTDVNGCQSTDDANLVINQSTPIDLTVNGNNTTTICIGEELDLVASLGFDTYTWSIPNVLSNQTTYVPTDLSDNQFSVIGTNQFGCNSTSALNITINSIPTPSLISVFSDSVQTMPQSINLCAGVSDIKFSSNISSPDNPVEWVFINGNGAIIENGQNTSELAVSFPIVEDYILEFREYGSQNCFTPQQIEVKVNPNPVLNVSYVEDCYKDSVLFTNNSSVDTTIQSVLWSVDDLSFDSYNLSYPLDNDSKVFELTIVDVLNCSSSLSTSFVPSDRPYVDFYFEPEKITILNPEVSFVNLSSNDDTILWDFGDNQTSDEWEPIHTYDSLGWFEVILKVQNNKGCADSISKQLLVENNLIYYFPSSFTPDGDGLNDDFGVNGFRIDKIQNYQFQITNRWGEIVFYSEDVNAKWNGKTSQGNDAMPGSYLWSVRIVDELGKVTRKFGDFTLMR is encoded by the coding sequence TTGAGGTATTTAATTTTAATTGCTTTATTTTTTTGTATTTCTTTTTCAAAGGCTCAAGTTTTTACAGGTGGTGGTGGTAATATCCCTGATGCTACATTTTTTGGACCATCAGCATGGACTAACTTTTATCTCAATGTAAATTCTGTTGGTACAATTAATTGCGATATAAAGGTATGCATAAATATTTCACATAATTACACAGCTGATCTTGATATTAGATTAATTTCTCCCTCTGGAACTATTGTTTATTTATCTACTGATAATGGTGGTTCAGGGGACAATTATACAGGTACTTGTTTTACTATGGATGCAACTACTAATATAACTGCAGGATTCGCCCCATTTACTGGAGATTATGTGCCTGAGGGTAATTTATCGGCTCTTATTGGTCAGAATGCAAATGGATTATGGCGCTTGCAAATAAGAGATGATGATTGGATTATATCAGGGTCACTAAATTCGTGGTCTATTGATTTCACCTGTCAAGCTGATTGTGATGAAGGAGAAGAACAATATACTCTTAATTTATTTGACTCTTTTGGTGATGGTTGGGATCATGGTTCTGGGCATTTGGTGACTATTAATGGAGTAGATTATGGTGGATATGATTTTACTACAGGAACCTTTTTTTCTTATACAATTTGTTTAGATCCAACAGATTGTTTGGATATATCATTTACAGACGGTGGTCTATGGGAATATGAATGTTCTTACAACCTTGTCAATAACTCTGGAGTTACTATCTTTTCTGGAAATCATTTAACTGTTGATCAAACTATTGGAGATTGTGATGTTGAAGGTTGTACAGATCCTGAAGCCTGTAATTTTGAACCTGATGCAAATGAAGACGATGGTAGTTGCTTTTACACGCCTTTAACAGTTGATGATTGCGAAGTGGTGTATTGTGATTCTGAATCAGGAGAACAAGTAGCTAGTCAATTTTTAGAAACAAACATAAATTACCTTACCATCGATATTACAGAAAATGGAGTTATCAATGAGTTATATTATGATATCAACTGGCATAGTCATGGATGGGGTAACATAAATTTTAATGTCAATAATGCTACAATTGCATTGTATGACAATTTTGGTGCATTTGTTCAAAATATTGCAGTAATTGGAAATAATTTGACTATTAATACTTATCAGAACTTCACCAATACAATAAATACTGATATTAATGTTTATGCTGGATATTCAATTCAAGTCTTTATAAATAGTCCTAATTGGGGTGGAGGAACATGGGAATCCTATGTAAATGAAGCTATTATTTCTTTTACTGTCATCACAGAGTATGTAAATGCAGGTAATGATATTCAGGGTTACACATTATGCTATGATGATCCTCCAATAAATTTATTTAATTTTTTAGGCAATAATGTAAATCAAGCTGGTACTTGGTCACCAACTCTTTCAGGAGGTTATCTTGGGACATTTAATCCACAAACCAATACAAGTGATGATTACATCTATACTGTTACAGGAGAATGTTTGACAGATTTTGCTACTATACCAATAACTGTAATAGATGTAGCACCTCCTCAAATTACTTCAAGCGAAGACTTTATTTGTTTTGGATCTTCTTCGTTAGTTACTTATTCCGTTCCTGCCAATCAAGGCTCAAATTATTCGTGGTCTGTGAACGGAGGAAACATAGTAGGTTCTTCAACAACTAACTCCATACAGGTAGATTGGTCAGCAACTCCAGTAAGTACAATTTCTAACGCCGTAGTAATTACAGAAAGTTTTAATGGCTGTAGCAATACTTCCTCATTGGATGCTACCATCATTGCCAACCCAATACCTGCACTAAACATTGATAATACTGAAATTTGTTTGGGGGATTCTATTACTGTTAGTGTCAGTCAAGCTTATAACAATTATGTTTGGACTCCTGCCGATTTACAAAACTCTAATGTATATACTCCAAACTCAACCTCAGACAATCAAATATCTGTTACTATTACTGTCGATGAGGGTTGCTCTACAACTGAGTCTATTGACTTTACAATTTATGATAGCCCAATAGTGAATCTCTCTGCTGAAGTTTCTGAAATATGCATTACTGATTCATTGACGCTTACTTCAAATCCGGGCTATAACGATTATTCATGGACACCAGCTACTATAACAGGAAACACAGATGTCTATTATCCTTCTTCTTCATCAGAAGATATGATTTTTCTTACTGTTACTGGAGAGGGTGGATGTACAAGTACTGATTCTCTTGAAATAGTTATAAATGATTTACCTGTTGTCAACCTCACTATTGACAATTCTGAAATATGTTTAGGAGAATCTCTTATTGTAAATACTAATCCAGGGTATAATAATTACGATTGGACACCTTCAGCAATATCTTCGAATACAGATACCTATGTGCCTACTTCTTTGACAGACAATCAAATTTCTGTAACAGTTACCTCTGACTTTGGGTGTTCATCAACAGAAACTATTGATTTTACAATTTATGATTTGCCTATTGTAAATCTATCAATTGATGATAACGATCTGTGTATGGGTGAATCCTTAGTGGTCAGTTCAAATTCGGGCTATGACAATTACTCTTGGACACCCTCAAGTATTTCTGGTAATACGGATGTCTATTTCCCAACTTCATCATCAGTTGATATGATTTCTTTAACAGTTACAGGAGAAGGTGGTTGTACAAGTTCGGATTCGTTAGCAATTGTTGTTTATGATTTACCTATTGTAAACTTAAGTGTTGATAATTCAGAAATCTGTATTGGGGAATCAATAAGCCTAAATACTAACGCAGGATATAATAACTACGATTGGTCACCCTCGAGCATATCTTCTAATACAGATATGTATACTCCTACATCCTTAACAGATAATCAAATCTCAGTAACGATTACTGGAGATGGTGGTTGTACGTCTTCAGACTCTTTAGAGCTTACAATTTTTGATTTACCTATTGTTGAAGTTTCACTCTCTGATAGTGTGATTTGCTTTGGTGAGTCCATAGCTGTTAATTCCACCTCTGGATACGTGAGTTACGATTGGATACCAACTATTTTAAATACTACAAATCAAATAACACCTGATTTAACAGAAACAAATTATTTTGTTGAAGTAACGGATGTCAATGGTTGTCAATCTACTGATGATGCCAATCTTGTTATTAATCAGTCAACACCAATTGACTTAACAGTTAATGGAAATAACACCACTACAATTTGTATCGGAGAAGAATTAGACTTAGTTGCTTCTTTAGGTTTTGATACATATACTTGGTCAATTCCTAATGTATTATCCAATCAAACAACTTATGTGCCTACTGACCTGAGTGATAATCAATTTTCAGTAATAGGCACCAACCAATTCGGCTGTAATTCAACATCTGCTTTAAATATTACTATCAATAGTATTCCAACTCCAAGTCTAATATCAGTATTTTCAGATAGCGTACAAACAATGCCACAAAGCATTAACCTTTGTGCGGGTGTTTCAGATATTAAATTTTCGTCTAATATTAGTAGTCCTGATAATCCTGTAGAATGGGTTTTTATCAATGGCAATGGAGCTATTATAGAAAATGGTCAAAATACTTCAGAATTGGCAGTCTCTTTTCCAATTGTTGAAGATTATATTTTAGAATTCAGAGAGTATGGTTCTCAAAATTGCTTTACTCCTCAACAAATTGAAGTAAAAGTAAACCCTAATCCTGTTCTTAACGTTAGCTATGTGGAAGATTGTTACAAGGACTCTGTACTTTTCACTAATAACTCTAGTGTTGATACAACGATTCAAAGCGTCTTATGGTCGGTAGATGACTTAAGTTTTGATAGTTACAACTTATCCTATCCGCTAGATAATGATAGTAAAGTTTTTGAGCTTACCATTGTTGATGTATTAAATTGTTCTTCTTCATTATCCACAAGTTTTGTTCCTTCAGATCGTCCTTATGTTGATTTTTATTTTGAGCCTGAGAAAATTACAATTCTTAATCCTGAGGTTTCTTTTGTAAATCTATCCTCGAATGACGATACTATTTTATGGGATTTTGGTGATAATCAAACTTCAGATGAATGGGAGCCCATTCATACCTACGATTCCTTGGGATGGTTTGAAGTTATTTTGAAAGTTCAAAATAATAAAGGGTGCGCTGATTCTATTTCAAAACAATTGTTAGTAGAAAATAACCTGATTTACTATTTTCCAAGTTCATTTACACCAGATGGTGATGGATTAAACGATGACTTTGGAGTGAATGGATTTAGAATTGATAAAATTCAAAATTACCAATTCCAAATTACCAATAGATGGGGTGAAATTGTCTTTTATTCTGAAGATGTTAACGCAAAGTGGAATGGCAAAACATCTCAAGGCAATGATGCTATGCCCGGTAGTTATTTATGGTCAGTTCGTATAGTCGATGAACTAGGAAAAGTGACGAGAAAATTTGGTGATTTCACTTTGATGAGGTAG
- a CDS encoding LysM peptidoglycan-binding domain-containing protein, protein MTKSAICIVLFSVFSTFFAEAQQDTIIDNKPFAIHVVQPRETLYGISRQYNAELNDLVISNPAVIQGLHVGFKLLVPLRHTIVKPIDNNTVSQSTKPISSETLSKKIINNADFQISNLPTYELDTTKIKVALLLPFYLDLNDSLKVNNNNKNLVYPKSKVALDFYFGFQLAIDSLTELGYNIDLMVLDVPNDSVFESILTSNVLYDREYIFGPIYIRQFEELAKFYGYDTKKKLISPLSYMSVKNKYLNIYQSVPLSYVQIDALIDYLLLNNTSDELILLGQDGEDDLFSYAKKKLSLQIMNRRCQVFTFDENQLSDRDLLKSKLKSDKNIMIIPSNDRSFVSRLLPTLGSMEDTVFTIYGLNTWNRFDNLDYYDLVNLNVHLPSIFMNDNSQFYSDFVNNYYQRYFSYPEKYAYSAYQQCLYFLSSEFKGLLDFETFPNTSFKSNTKFNIIRFADFERLIVQ, encoded by the coding sequence ATGACTAAGTCGGCAATTTGTATAGTTTTATTCAGTGTCTTTAGCACTTTTTTTGCTGAGGCTCAGCAGGATACAATTATTGACAATAAACCTTTTGCTATACATGTTGTTCAACCTAGAGAAACGCTATATGGCATTTCGAGACAATACAATGCTGAATTAAATGATTTAGTAATATCTAATCCAGCGGTTATTCAAGGTTTGCATGTTGGTTTCAAATTATTAGTTCCTTTACGTCACACCATAGTAAAACCAATTGATAATAACACAGTATCACAGTCAACAAAGCCTATCAGTTCGGAAACTCTTTCCAAAAAAATCATAAATAATGCGGATTTTCAGATTTCAAATCTCCCAACTTATGAGCTAGATACTACAAAAATTAAAGTGGCTTTGTTGTTACCTTTTTATTTGGATTTAAACGATTCTCTAAAAGTTAATAATAACAATAAGAATTTGGTTTATCCCAAGTCAAAAGTAGCTTTAGATTTTTATTTTGGTTTTCAACTAGCTATAGATAGTTTAACTGAATTGGGATACAATATTGACTTGATGGTGTTAGATGTACCAAATGACTCTGTTTTTGAATCCATACTTACCTCTAACGTATTGTATGATAGGGAATATATTTTTGGACCAATATACATTAGGCAGTTCGAAGAATTAGCCAAATTTTATGGATATGATACCAAAAAGAAACTCATTTCTCCTTTGTCTTACATGAGTGTAAAAAATAAGTATTTGAATATTTATCAATCGGTTCCTTTGTCTTACGTTCAAATTGACGCATTGATTGATTATCTTTTGCTTAATAATACTAGCGATGAATTAATATTACTGGGACAGGACGGAGAAGATGACCTTTTTTCTTATGCTAAAAAGAAATTGAGTTTGCAAATAATGAATAGAAGATGTCAGGTATTTACTTTCGATGAAAACCAATTGTCTGATAGGGATTTATTAAAAAGTAAATTAAAATCGGATAAAAATATTATGATTATCCCTTCAAATGACCGCTCGTTTGTCAGTAGGTTGCTACCTACTTTAGGAAGTATGGAGGATACAGTGTTTACTATTTATGGGCTCAATACATGGAATAGGTTCGATAATTTAGATTATTATGATTTGGTGAATCTAAATGTTCATTTACCGTCAATCTTTATGAACGATAACAGTCAGTTTTACTCAGATTTCGTTAATAATTATTATCAAAGGTACTTCTCTTATCCAGAGAAGTATGCTTATTCAGCTTATCAACAGTGTCTATACTTCTTATCTAGTGAATTCAAAGGTCTTCTCGATTTTGAAACTTTTCCAAATACTTCTTTTAAATCCAACACCAAATTTAATATAATTCGATTCGCCGATTTTGAGCGACTTATAGTGCAATAG
- the guaA gene encoding glutamine-hydrolyzing GMP synthase, whose product MAQEKILILDFGSQYTQLIARRVRELNIYCEIHPYNKIPELTDNIKGVILSGSPFSVRDEHAPIPNLEGIKGVLPLLGVCYGAQHLAKVSGGEVLPSKIREYGRANLSFVHSSNPLLEGISEGSQVWMSHGDTITTLPEGFEIITSTKDVQVAGYQITKEKTFAIQFHPEVYHSTDGKQLLSNFLVNICECAQDWTAESFVQRTVEDLKAKLGNDKVVLGLSGGVDSTVAGVLLHKAIGANLYCIFVDNGLLRKNEFENVLEQYKGMGLNVKGVDSKERFYEVLDGLSDPEAKRKAIGNKFIDIFDDEAHLIEDVKWLAQGTIYPDVIESVSATGGPSATIKSHHNVGGLPDFMKLKVVEPLNTLFKDEVRRIGRSMDIDESLLGRHPFPGPGLAIRILGDVTKEKVRILQEVDHIFISSLISEGLYDKVWQAGAIFLPVQSVGVMGDERTYENAVALRAVESTDGMTADWVHLPYEFLAKVSNDIINKVKGINRVVYDISSKPPATIEWE is encoded by the coding sequence ATGGCTCAAGAAAAAATTCTTATTCTAGATTTTGGTTCACAATATACTCAGCTCATCGCTAGGAGGGTAAGAGAATTAAACATCTATTGTGAAATACATCCATACAATAAAATACCTGAATTGACTGATAATATTAAAGGTGTAATCCTTTCAGGAAGTCCTTTTTCTGTGCGTGATGAGCATGCACCTATCCCAAATTTAGAAGGTATAAAAGGCGTACTTCCATTACTTGGAGTTTGTTATGGCGCACAACATTTAGCTAAGGTCAGCGGGGGAGAAGTATTGCCCTCAAAAATTAGAGAATATGGTAGAGCCAATCTTTCTTTTGTCCATTCATCTAATCCGCTTTTGGAAGGTATTTCTGAAGGTTCACAAGTATGGATGAGCCATGGAGACACCATAACAACCTTGCCTGAAGGGTTTGAAATAATCACTTCAACTAAAGACGTGCAAGTAGCTGGTTACCAAATAACTAAAGAAAAAACATTTGCTATTCAATTTCATCCTGAAGTCTATCATTCAACAGACGGAAAACAGTTGCTTTCAAATTTTTTAGTTAACATTTGTGAGTGTGCTCAAGACTGGACGGCAGAATCATTTGTGCAACGAACAGTTGAAGATTTGAAAGCCAAATTAGGTAACGATAAAGTGGTTTTAGGATTGTCTGGAGGAGTGGATTCAACTGTTGCTGGTGTGCTATTACACAAGGCCATTGGTGCTAATTTATACTGCATATTTGTTGACAACGGTTTACTTCGCAAAAATGAATTCGAAAATGTATTGGAACAATACAAGGGTATGGGTCTAAATGTCAAAGGTGTTGATTCTAAAGAACGCTTTTATGAGGTTCTAGATGGCCTAAGTGATCCCGAAGCTAAACGAAAAGCTATTGGCAACAAGTTCATAGATATTTTTGATGATGAAGCACACCTAATTGAAGATGTTAAATGGTTGGCACAAGGAACAATATATCCTGATGTTATAGAATCTGTATCTGCTACTGGAGGGCCTTCAGCTACTATCAAATCTCATCATAATGTAGGTGGACTTCCAGATTTTATGAAGTTGAAAGTGGTTGAGCCCTTAAATACATTATTTAAAGATGAAGTAAGGAGAATAGGTCGTTCTATGGATATTGATGAATCTCTTTTAGGAAGACACCCTTTTCCTGGTCCTGGTTTGGCTATTCGTATTCTAGGAGACGTAACTAAAGAGAAAGTTAGAATTTTACAAGAAGTTGATCATATTTTTATATCCTCACTAATTTCAGAAGGTCTGTACGATAAGGTTTGGCAAGCTGGTGCTATCTTCTTACCTGTACAATCGGTTGGGGTAATGGGTGATGAAAGAACCTATGAAAATGCAGTAGCTTTGAGAGCTGTAGAATCCACAGATGGAATGACAGCCGATTGGGTTCATTTGCCCTATGAGTTTTTAGCGAAAGTATCTAACGACATTATCAATAAAGTCAAAGGTATTAACAGAGTGGTTTATGATATCAGCTCTAAGCCACCAGCTACAATAGAATGGGAATAA
- the bshC gene encoding bacillithiol biosynthesis cysteine-adding enzyme BshC, whose translation MSSIKIPYRKINFLSPLVQDYLSESTELSSFYGRYNTIDSFHNQMEEKSQFPIDRMTLVDVLKKQNQAIDISDLTQSNIESLESKDTFTITTGHQLCIFTGPLYFLYKIVSTINLSLALKEKYPSKHFVPVFWLASEDHDFDEINHIHLFGQTIRWDSSQSGAVGRMNLSDFSSVLEDINLLMGKGENAERLKAIFHKAYSSANLAQATRVLINELFKDDGLVIIDGDDIQLKKSFVAIMKKDIQDHSFYPLIASQSEKLSENYKAQAYVRECNFFQLEQGSRKRVLDRLDAKVIESNPEKFSPNVLLRPLFQEMVLPNLAYIGGGAELSYWMQLKTAFESEHIPFPILVLRNSVILTTPSQIDKINHLGFSFEDFFSSESDLHKKYVQNQANVSLESQVESLSEMFHSIKDKFDDKAYQSMIDAEHQRQKKSLENLSKKLHKVEKQKHEVALSQISKIKMSFFPNRILQERYNNFIPYYLKYGDNFIKKLKEELNPLDTNFVVLPL comes from the coding sequence GTGAGTTCTATTAAAATACCATATCGTAAAATTAACTTTTTAAGTCCTTTGGTACAAGACTATTTGTCTGAAAGTACCGAATTATCTTCTTTTTATGGCCGTTACAATACTATTGATAGCTTTCATAATCAGATGGAAGAAAAAAGCCAATTCCCTATTGATAGAATGACTTTAGTTGATGTTTTGAAAAAACAAAACCAAGCTATTGATATATCGGATTTGACACAATCTAACATAGAATCACTAGAATCTAAAGACACTTTTACAATAACTACAGGCCATCAGTTGTGTATTTTTACGGGGCCTTTGTATTTCCTGTATAAAATCGTTTCTACTATTAATTTAAGTCTTGCTTTAAAGGAAAAATACCCTTCTAAACATTTTGTGCCAGTATTTTGGTTAGCTAGTGAAGATCATGATTTTGATGAGATAAATCACATCCATTTATTTGGTCAGACTATTCGATGGGATAGCAGTCAGAGTGGGGCAGTTGGTAGAATGAACTTATCTGACTTCTCAAGTGTTCTTGAAGATATAAACTTACTTATGGGTAAGGGTGAAAATGCTGAGCGGTTAAAAGCTATTTTTCATAAAGCCTATTCTTCAGCTAATCTAGCCCAAGCCACACGTGTTTTGATAAATGAATTATTTAAAGACGATGGACTTGTTATCATTGACGGTGATGATATTCAGCTAAAAAAGTCCTTTGTGGCTATTATGAAGAAAGACATACAAGACCATTCATTTTATCCTCTTATTGCTTCACAATCGGAAAAGCTCAGTGAAAATTACAAAGCACAGGCTTATGTTAGAGAGTGTAATTTTTTCCAATTAGAGCAGGGTAGTAGAAAAAGGGTCTTAGACAGATTAGATGCTAAAGTAATTGAATCCAATCCTGAGAAATTTAGTCCTAACGTATTATTACGTCCCTTGTTTCAGGAGATGGTACTCCCTAACCTAGCTTATATTGGGGGTGGTGCCGAATTGTCCTATTGGATGCAGTTGAAAACAGCTTTTGAGTCTGAACACATACCATTTCCTATCTTGGTTTTGAGAAATTCAGTCATCTTAACTACACCATCTCAGATAGATAAAATAAATCACTTAGGTTTTTCATTTGAAGATTTCTTTAGTTCAGAATCCGATTTACACAAGAAATATGTTCAAAATCAGGCTAATGTATCACTAGAAAGTCAAGTGGAGTCTTTGAGCGAAATGTTTCATTCTATCAAGGATAAATTTGACGATAAAGCATATCAGTCTATGATAGATGCCGAACATCAAAGGCAAAAGAAATCTCTTGAAAATTTAAGTAAAAAACTACACAAAGTAGAAAAGCAAAAGCATGAAGTAGCTTTATCTCAAATTTCTAAAATTAAAATGAGTTTTTTCCCAAACCGAATTTTACAAGAGCGTTACAATAACTTTATTCCATATTACCTAAAGTATGGTGATAACTTTATAAAAAAGTTGAAGGAAGAGCTTAATCCACTAGATACTAATTTTGTAGTTTTACCGCTTTAA
- a CDS encoding DUF4377 domain-containing protein, translated as MKINLLLHLILFSAIVHAQDVVDNYDYSQSDKISEQTITIEPYLQLSNGAFFTSLTLVSDNPYVDYVKGFDFNWGIRYQLKVKERIFAMPPEDMSDREFELIEVLLQTPAKDNFEMILINEFYLSEPKGESISKLKAGRYRYHDEMEFNVPPKLRAEFDRKMKKKSYCKGYFGFDKDDNIILLKIE; from the coding sequence ATGAAAATAAATCTCTTACTTCATTTAATTCTTTTCTCTGCAATAGTCCATGCTCAAGATGTTGTCGATAATTATGATTATAGTCAATCCGACAAAATCAGCGAACAAACCATAACCATAGAACCTTATTTACAACTAAGTAATGGTGCATTTTTCACTTCTCTGACACTAGTTTCCGACAATCCCTACGTAGATTATGTAAAAGGCTTTGACTTTAATTGGGGGATTCGATATCAACTCAAAGTAAAAGAACGCATTTTTGCTATGCCACCAGAAGACATGTCAGATAGAGAATTCGAGCTTATAGAAGTGCTTTTACAGACACCAGCCAAAGATAACTTCGAGATGATACTAATCAACGAATTTTATCTCTCTGAACCCAAAGGAGAATCGATTTCAAAACTTAAAGCAGGACGATATCGCTATCATGACGAAATGGAATTTAATGTACCGCCTAAGCTTCGTGCAGAATTTGACAGAAAGATGAAAAAGAAAAGCTATTGCAAAGGTTATTTTGGATTCGATAAAGACGATAACATTATCTTGTTAAAAATAGAATAA
- a CDS encoding restriction endonuclease subunit S — MKKELKHITKIQTGVFAKTVAKGDITYLQPKYFDELGKLTVNLEPDLNSVGVSEKHILKQGDIIFAAKGSKNFAFHFKLQELAAAASTSFFVIKIHDESVLPEYLTWYLNHQNTMKYLKSFARGTSIPSISKDVLNNLEIMIPAIEKQKLIYKIDNLRSKERQITMDILSLKQALNQQQLFNEIK, encoded by the coding sequence TTGAAAAAGGAACTAAAACATATTACCAAAATTCAAACAGGAGTCTTCGCTAAGACTGTTGCAAAAGGCGATATAACTTATCTGCAACCTAAGTATTTTGACGAACTAGGTAAGCTTACCGTAAACTTGGAGCCTGACTTAAATTCAGTTGGCGTCTCAGAGAAGCATATCCTAAAACAGGGAGATATAATATTTGCTGCTAAAGGCTCAAAAAACTTTGCCTTTCATTTTAAACTGCAAGAGCTAGCTGCAGCTGCATCCACTTCATTTTTTGTTATCAAAATACATGATGAATCTGTTCTTCCAGAATATTTAACCTGGTACCTGAACCATCAAAACACAATGAAGTATTTAAAGTCATTTGCTAGAGGGACTTCTATCCCCTCTATATCTAAAGATGTACTTAATAACCTAGAAATCATGATACCCGCAATCGAAAAACAAAAACTCATTTATAAGATAGACAACCTACGATCTAAAGAGAGACAAATAACAATGGATATTCTTTCGCTCAAGCAAGCACTGAATCAACAACAACTTTTTAACGAAATAAAATAA